One part of the Pandoraea faecigallinarum genome encodes these proteins:
- a CDS encoding sigma-70 family RNA polymerase sigma factor, giving the protein MASSTRSRGIFAYYDELLRTWTGKLSNRHQAEDLAQDSLLRVLELETPPAQPRAYLHRTARNIAIDVYRRESGREQAALDVLAEFEAPTGNPEDEVHAAQLAHAIEAALSELPLKCRQVFIWQRIDGCTQQEIAERLNLSKNMVEKYMIRAMKHLRERLGPLAPQ; this is encoded by the coding sequence ATGGCAAGCTCCACACGCTCTCGCGGAATCTTTGCCTACTACGACGAACTGCTTCGCACGTGGACGGGAAAGCTCAGCAATCGGCATCAGGCGGAAGACCTGGCTCAGGACTCGCTTCTCAGGGTGCTGGAACTGGAAACGCCGCCAGCACAGCCGCGCGCTTATCTGCATCGTACGGCACGCAACATCGCCATCGACGTCTATCGCCGCGAGAGCGGTCGAGAGCAGGCGGCTCTCGATGTACTGGCGGAGTTCGAAGCTCCGACCGGCAACCCCGAGGACGAGGTTCACGCCGCGCAACTCGCTCACGCCATCGAGGCCGCGTTGTCCGAACTGCCTTTGAAATGCAGACAAGTCTTCATCTGGCAGCGAATCGACGGATGCACGCAGCAGGAGATAGCCGAGCGGCTCAACCTGTCGAAAAATATGGTCGAGAAGTATATGATTCGGGCGATGAAACATTTGCGCGAACGTCTCGGCCCCCTGGCGCCTCAGTAA
- a CDS encoding FecR family protein: MPAPERIREDAARWFARAHSGEFSDADRAARDAWLAADPLHRAEYSALDRVWQAAATVPSARLRALAAPAAAGGTAGCLAANRLATGRWMALACVCVLGVALGAMMLPAVGPTSEHLAQRAPSAAATAQVQEISTRPGERRTVTLTDGTVVELNTRTRIQVAFTVTQRNVTLMDGEAMFSVTHDASRPFVVEAGIGRITVTGTRFDVRRVAKTIDVAVESGAVKVEAIPPRTSRVSAETSALLTKGLGTQVRPDGTVAPVRAVDLSTALAWRDGKLVFRNAALADVVKEVSLYRTSPVIVANDAVGQLRLTSVFGTDNTDALLAALPKFLPVEVETLADGSVKISSK, translated from the coding sequence ATGCCAGCGCCTGAACGTATTCGCGAAGATGCCGCGCGGTGGTTCGCCAGAGCGCATAGCGGCGAGTTTTCCGACGCAGACCGCGCGGCGCGAGACGCATGGCTGGCCGCCGATCCCCTGCACCGAGCGGAATACTCGGCACTCGATCGTGTATGGCAGGCGGCCGCGACGGTTCCATCCGCTCGCCTGCGGGCATTGGCGGCGCCGGCGGCTGCCGGTGGAACCGCTGGCTGTCTTGCAGCCAACCGCCTCGCCACGGGCCGGTGGATGGCGCTCGCGTGTGTCTGCGTCCTTGGTGTTGCGCTTGGCGCGATGATGTTGCCGGCCGTCGGGCCGACGTCTGAACACCTGGCGCAGCGCGCGCCATCCGCCGCGGCGACCGCCCAAGTGCAGGAGATTTCGACCCGTCCGGGTGAACGACGCACAGTAACACTGACCGACGGCACGGTCGTCGAACTCAATACGCGTACCCGTATACAGGTGGCCTTTACCGTTACCCAACGTAACGTGACGCTCATGGACGGCGAGGCCATGTTTTCCGTGACGCACGACGCATCGCGTCCATTTGTCGTAGAGGCAGGCATCGGCAGGATCACGGTGACCGGCACACGCTTCGACGTACGCCGCGTCGCCAAAACGATCGACGTCGCGGTCGAATCGGGCGCCGTGAAAGTGGAGGCCATCCCCCCGCGAACGAGCCGGGTCTCGGCCGAAACGTCAGCGTTGCTCACGAAAGGTCTCGGCACCCAGGTGCGTCCGGACGGTACGGTCGCCCCGGTTCGTGCGGTGGACCTGTCGACGGCGCTGGCCTGGCGCGACGGCAAACTGGTCTTCCGAAACGCAGCGCTTGCCGACGTCGTGAAAGAAGTGTCGTTGTACCGGACATCCCCAGTCATCGTGGCGAACGACGCAGTCGGGCAACTTCGGCTCACGAGTGTCTTCGGCACGGACAACACGGACGCATTGCTCGCTGCATTGCCCAAGTTCCTGCCGGTCGAGGTGGAGACACTCGCAGATGGCAGCGTAAAAATTTCTTCGAAGTGA